Proteins from a genomic interval of Oxyura jamaicensis isolate SHBP4307 breed ruddy duck chromosome 10, BPBGC_Ojam_1.0, whole genome shotgun sequence:
- the FAM174B gene encoding membrane protein FAM174B: MRSPGLPLLLSASLPLLLLLLPPASRGSQEPPAAAAGAAAGPVNGSRVPAEPPVAAGNHSGALLSPVPALLRDLSALKAAVIGACGLTAALIACLLLRVFRSGKRIKKTRKYDIITTPAERVEMAPLNEEDDEDEDSTVFDVKYR; encoded by the exons ATGCGCTCCCCAgggctgccgctgctgctcTCGGCTTCgctccctcttctcctcctgctcctgcctccgGCCTCCCGAGGCAGCCaggagcctccagcagcagcagcaggagcagcagcagggccggTGAACGGCAGCCGTGTGCCCGCCGAGCCCCCCGTTGCCGCCGGTAACCACAGCGGGGCCCTGCTCAGCCCCGTGCCCGCGCTGCTCCGAGACCTCTCGGCGCTGAAAGCCGCCGTCATCGGGGCCTGCGGCCTCACCGCCGCCCTCATCGCCTGCCTCCTGCTCCGCGTCTTCAG GTCTGGCAAGAGGATTAAGAAGACCAGGAAGTATGACATAATCACCACTCCGGCTGAGCGGGTAGAAATGGCTCCTCTGAACGAAGAAGACGATGAGGACGAAGACTCAACAGTGTTTGATGTGAAATACAG GTAG